From a single Maylandia zebra isolate NMK-2024a linkage group LG3, Mzebra_GT3a, whole genome shotgun sequence genomic region:
- the LOC106676952 gene encoding tripartite motif-containing protein 16: MAQQGVQVDRETITCSICLDLLKDPVAIPCGHSYCMNCIKSHFDEEDRKGTHSCPQCRKTFTPRPVLVKNIVLADLVEQLKKTGLQAAPADHCYAGPEDVACDVCTGRKLKAIKSCLSCPASYCEKHLQPHYDAAPLKKHKLVAPSKKLQENICSRHDEVMKIFCRTDQQSICYGCTMDEHKGHETVPAAAERTEKQKELEVRRLNIQQRIQEREKDVKLLQQEVEAINGSADKAVEDSEKMFTELIRLLQKRSSDVKQQVRSQQETEVSRVKELQEKLEQEIAELKRKDSELEQFAYTEDHNHFIHNYPSLSALSESTHSSSINIRPLSYFEDVTAAVSETRDKLQDILREEWTNISLTVTEVDVLLSLPAPKTRPEFLKYSCDITLDPNTANRYLLLSEGNRKVTVTKQPLHSEHSDRFTFWYQVLSRESLTGRCYYEVEWSGKAGIYVAVAYKNISRVGRSDESGFGWNDKSWALSCKTERYQFLYNKNKTRLSGPRSSRVGVYLDHRAGILSFYSVSETMTLLHKVRATFTQPLYAGLFLFDCGVTGEFSKLK, translated from the coding sequence ATGGCACAGCAAGGAGTTCAAGTGGATCGAGAAACCATCACTTGTTCCATCTGTTTGGATCTACTGAAGGATCCGGTGGCTATTccctgtggacacagctactgcatGAACTGTATTAAATCTCACTTTGATGAAGAGGACAGGAAGGGAAcccacagctgccctcagtgcagGAAGACTTTCACACCGAGGCCTGTCCTGGTTAAAAACATTGTGTTAGCAGATTTAgtggagcagctgaagaagactggactccaagctgctccagctgatcactgctatgctggacctgaagatgtggcctgtgatgtctgcactgGGAGGAAGCTGAAAGCCATCAAGTCCTGTTTATCTTGTCCAGCCTCTTACTGTGAGAAACACCTCCAACCTCACTATGATGCAGCTccattaaagaaacacaagctggtggccccctccaagaagctccaggagaacatctgctctcgtcatgatgaggtgatgaagattttctgtcgtactgatcagcagagtatctgttatGGCTGCACAatggatgaacataaaggccaTGAAACagtcccagcagcagcagaaaggaCTGAGAAGCAGAAGGAGCTCGAGGTGAGACGActaaacatccagcagagaatccaggagcgagagaaagatgtgaagctgcttcaacaggaggtggaggccatcaatGGCTCTGCTGATAAAGCAGTGGAGGACAGTGAGAAGATGTTCACTGAGCTGATCCGTCTCCtccagaaaagaagctctgatgtgaagcagcaggtcagatcccagcaggaaactgaagtgagtcgagtcaaagagcttcaggagaagctggagcaggagatcgCTGAGCTAAAGAGGAAAGACAGCGAGCTGGAGCAGTTCGCATACACAGAGGATCACAACCATTTTATACACAACTAcccctcactgtcagcactcagtgagtctacacactcatccagcatcaatattcgtcctctgagctactttgaggatgtgacagcagctgtgtcagagaccagagataaactacaggacattctgagagaggaatggacaaacatctcactgacagtcactgaagtggatgttttactgtcacTACCAGCGCCAAAGACCAGACCTGaattcttaaaatattcatgtgacatcacactggatccaaacacagcaaacagatATCTGTTATTGTCTGAAGGAAACAGAAAAGTAACAGTAACAAAACAACCATTACATTCTGAACATTCAGATAGATTCACCTTTTGGTATCAGGTCCTGAGTAGAGAGAGTTTGACTGGACGTTGTTACTATGAGGTGGAGTGGAGTGGGAAAGCGGGAATTTATGTAGCAGTTGCTTACAAAAATATCAGTAGAGTAGGGCGCTCAGATGAAAGTGGATTTGGATGGAATGACAAATCCTGGGCTTTAAGTTGTAAAACAGAGCGTTATCAGTTTTtgtacaacaaaaacaaaactcgcCTCTCAGGTCCTCGGTCCTCCAGAGTaggagtgtacctggatcacagagcaggtattctgtctttctacagcgtctctgaaaccatgactctcctccacaAAGTTCGGgccacattcactcagccgctctatgccggactttttctttttgactgtGGTGTTACTGGCGAGTTTAGTAAACTTAAATAG